The DNA segment ACGCGGCGGCGAGGTCGCTGTAGTACACGGCCCATTCGGTCCCGGGGGCCATGTCGGGCATCCAGATCCGGCGCCCGGCGAGCTGGGCAGGGACGGCCGTATCGGCCCCGGCGAACTCGTGGGCCGGGCCGATCAGGAGCTGGACGGGCTCGTCGAGGACCCTGACCGCATCGATCCCGGCGGGAAGCTGCCGCACGGGCAGGGTGAGAGCACGGATCGTCGCGTCGATCGTGCCGGACCGCACGGCCGCGATGGCGGAGTCCGCGTCGTAGTGGGTGACGATGTCGAGTTCGGTCCCGGGGTGCGTGCGATGGAAGTCACGCAGCAGACCGGCAGGACCGAACCGCCGGCCGACCACATCGACGCGCAGCGCGCGCCGGCCGGGCCGCACGGAGGCGGCTGCCCGCTCCTCGGCCTGGAGAAGATCGCGGGCGTGGGGCAGGAACGCCTGCCCGTCGACGGTGAGCCGGGCTCCGCGCGCCGTGCGGGTGAAAAGCCGCACTCCGAGGTCCTTCTCCAGCGTGGCAACGCGCCGGGAGACGGCCTGCTGGGTGACCGACAGGGCCGCGGCGGCCTGCTGGAACTGGCCCGTGTCCACCACGGCGACGAAGGTACGTACGGCATCGAGATCCACGCCGCCCGACTCTAGAGCCTGCCGATCCAGAGCCCGCCATTCCAGAGCCCGCCATTCCAGAGCCTGCCATTCCAGGGCCTGCCGTCCGGATCAGGCCCCCGTGCCTGCGGGGCCGCTCCGACCAGGCACACAACGTGCCGTTGTGGCTACGGCCGGGTCGGTTGTTTGACCCGGAGGTGTGCTGCTCGCTTTGATCTCGGGGGTCGACGTCAGCCTGTTCCGGCGGGCGGACGAGGAGAGCGGGAGGTGCGCTGAGCATGGTGTCCAGACGGTCGCTGGGGCGGCAGTTCGGGTGGCTGTGGGCGGCCTACGCGACCAGCGCGTTCGGTACGTGGCTCGCGTTCGACTCGTTCTCCCTGATCGCGATCCTCGCCCTGCACGCCGGGACGACCGAGGTGTCCCTGCTGGCCGCCGCCGGGCTGGCGGTCGGTGCGGCGGTGGCGGTGCCGCTCGGGCCCTGGGTGGAGTTCCGCCGCAAGCGGCCGGTGATGGTCGCGATGGACCTGATCCGGTTCGCCGCGCTGATGACCATCCCGGCCGCCTACGCGTTCGGCCTGCTCAGCTTCGCCCAGCTGCTGGTCGTGTCGGTCGTCGTCGGCGCGGCCGACATCGCCTTCACGGCGGCGAGCGGGGCCTGCATGAAGGCGCTCGTACGGCAGGAGGACCTGCTCGTCGCGAACGGCCGCTTCGAGTCGACGACCTGGACCGCCACCATGCTCGGACCGCCGATCGGCGGGGCCGCGATCGGGATGTTCGGCCCGGTGCTGACCGTGCTCGCCAACGCGGTCAGCTATCTGCTCTCCGCCGCGGGGATCCGCGCGATCGGCGGCGAGGAACCGCGCCCGGAGCGAACCGCCGGACCACGGCTGCGCGCCGGTGACCTGCTCGACGGGTGGCGGTACATCCTCAACCACCCGACGCTGCGCCCGCTGTTCTTCAACTCGATCCTGAACAACGGCCTGATCATGGCGGCCTCGCCGCTGCTGGCCGTGCTCATGCTCGGCCACCTCGGGTTCGCCCCCTGGCAGTACTGCATCGTCTTCGCGGTGCCCTGCATCGGCGGTCTGATCGGGTCACGGCTGGCCCGCCGGCTCGTCACGCGGTTCGGGCAGCACAAGGTCCTGATCGCCGCCGGGACGCTGCGGGCGTGCTGGTCGATCGGGCTCGCCTTCGTCGGGCCCGGCGTTGCCGGGCTGGTGCTCGTGATGGCAGTCGAGCTGGGGCTGATCACCTGCTCGGGCGTGTACAACCCGGTGCTCGCCACCTGCCGGCTCACCCACACCGCGCCGGACCGGGTGGCCCGTACGCTCTCCGCGTGGTCGGTCACCAGCAAGGCCTCCATCGCACTCATGACAGCTCTGTGGGGCCTGCTGGCCGCGGCCACCGGTCCCCGCACAGCGATCGGGATCGCCGGTCTGCTGCTTCTGGCGACTCCGCTCCTGCTGCCCCGCAGCGACCGTGCGTCACGGCCTGAACCGGAACCGGCCCGGAGCGCGGCCTGAGGCACCGGCCCGGAGCGCTGCGTGATGACGTGAATTGGATAAGAGCTGAACAAAGATTTTCGTTTTGATTGACTCCATGATCTGTCATGAGCATGGTTTCTGCGTACTCCTCGGTCCCCCACCCTGAGAGGAACGCACCCGTGAGACGTATGAAATCCACGGCCGCCGCACTCGGCGCCGCCACTGTTCTGATCCTGGCCTGCGGTCTCGGCAGCGCCACCGCCACCGCGGCACCCGTCCACGGCCACGTCGTCGCCGCACGGCAACAGGCCGCCGGTGTCTGCACGTCCGCCGCTGCCGACTCCGGCCGTACGGTCCGCGGGGCGCTCTCCCGCGACCAGGTGCACCATGAACTCTCCGGCCTGACCGAGCCCCACCGTGCGGCCCGCGGCTACACCGGCTCCGGGGCGGCCGACACCTCCGGGATAGCCGACAAGGGGCCGCTGCGGGACGGCGCCCCCGACCGCGGGCTGCTGACGGACATCCACCCGGCCCAGGGCACGTCCTTCAAGGCGATCGACGGCAGCGACGGCTCCTGCGCCACCCAGTCGGTGTCCGCACAGCTGACCGTCCAGGACGGCTCCACGACGATCTACACCCCCACGATGTACCCGGCGGGCGGCTCGTGCATCGAGCTGGTCACCGTCTACACGCTGTCCGGCCGCTCGGTCTCCGCCTGGGACTGGTGCAACAGCGTCGCCTTCGAGGCGTCGGTGCCCATCGACAGCGCCTTCCTGAGCACCTACACGGACGGCGGCTCCAGCGCGTACACCGGCCGGGTCGTCAAGACCGACGCAGCCACCAACTCCTGGACCGCGGGGCTCTACAACTACCGGACCGGTTCCTGGGACACCCTCTTCACCCAGTCGGGCCAGAACCAGTCGGGCCGCAACACGGGCTGGGACATCAACGAGCTGTACTCCCAGGTCGGCACCTCGGGCCGGTCCGACGCCTGCGTCGACATGGCGGGCCAGACCTTCGAGTCCAGCAACATAACGGTCCGGATCAACGGCAGTTGGACGCGCGCTTCGGCGGACAACTCCGACACCACCTACGACTCGCCCGCGGGCTCCTTCTACTGCCCCGACCGCACCTACCAGATGGTCAGCGCGTACGACCACTGGAAGGCCGTGGGCTGACGGGACCGCCACCCGCAAGCCGCCCCGGCCGCCCCTGCGCAGGGTGACCGGGGCGGCCGTACGCTCTCCGCGCGGCCGGCCACCGCCAAGGCCCGGAGGTCAGTTGCTGCCGGTGAGTTCGCCGCTGAGGCTGCCGTGCATCCTGGCGCTGTCCTCGTTGAGGCCGATGATCTCCACGGTCTTGCCGCGTCCGGCGTATCTGGTGGTGATCGCGTCCAGCGCCGCGACGGAGGAGGCGTCCCAGACGTGGGCGCCGGTCAGGTCGATCACGACCTTGCCGGGGTCGCCCGCGTAGTCGAACCGGGAGACCAGCTCGTTGCAGGATGCGAAGAACAGCTCGCCGGTGACGGCATAGACGACGCTGTCGCCGTCGGGATCGGTGACGGCGGTGACGTTCGTCAGGTGCGCGACCCGGCGGGCGAAGATCACCATGGCGGTGAGGGTGCCGACGACGACACCGATGGACAGGTTGCCCGTGGCGACCACGACCGTGACGGTGATGACCATCACCGCGGTCTCACCGACCGGCATCCGCTTCAACGTGGCGGGCTTGACCGAATGCCAGTCGAAGGTGCCGACCGAGACCAGCACCATCACCGCGACCAGGGCGGCCATGGGGATGTCGGAGACCACCGGGCCGAGGACGATGCACAGGATCAGCAGGAAGAACCCGGCCAGGAACGTGGAAAGGCGGGTGCGGGCACCGTTCTTGACGTTGATCATGGTCTGGCCGATCATCGCGCAGCCGCCCATACCGCCGAAGAGACCGGTGACGATGTTGGCGATGCCCTGGCCGATCGATTCGCGGGTCTTGTTGGAGTGGGTGTCCGTGATGTCGTCGACGAGCTTGGCGGTCATCAACGACTCCATGAGGCCGACCAGAGCCATCGCCAGCGCATAGGGGGCGATGACGGTCAGGGTGTGGACGCTGAACGGCACGTCCGGCAGCCCCGGCACCGGCAGCGACGAGGGGAGCTTCCCCTTGTCCCCGACCGTGGGAACCGCGATGCCGGCTGCCAGCGTGACCGCGGTGAGGATCACGATCGAGACCAGCGGCGCGGGCACGGCCCTGGTCAGACGGGGGAAGAACACCATCATCGCCAGACCGGCGGCGACCAGGGGATAGACCTGCCAGGGGACGTCGTGGAGGTTGGGTATCTGGGCGGTGAACAGCAGGATGCCCAGTGCGTTGACGAAGCCGACCATCACCGGGCGCGGCACGAACCGCATCAGCCTGGCCACCCCGAGGGAGCCCAGGACGACCTGGAAGACCCCGGCAAGGATCACGGTCGCGATCAGATGTCCCAGACCGTGCTGGCGGACGACTGGCGCCACGACCAGAGCGACGGCGCCGGTGGAGGCGGAGATCATCGCCGGGCGGCCGCCGACGAACGCGATGACCATCGCCATCGTGCACGCGGCGAACAGTCCGACCTTCGGGTCGACGCCCGCGATGACGGAGAAGGAGATCGCTTCGGGGATCAGCGCCAGGCCCACGACGAGACCGGCCAGGACCTCGACCCGGAAGACCTTCGGGGACGACAGCCAGGGGGGCCGGGGCAGGCGGCGCAGACGTGCGGGCAGGGACGAGGGGGATGTCTGCAAGACCAGGTGACCTTGTCGTGCTCGGGCGCGGCCGGTCAGGGACCGCGCGGGCAGGATGCGCAGGACCGGGGTGGCCGGGCACGGATGGCGGCCGCACGCGCCGTCCGGGGCGTGCACCCTCGCCGCCCGGGGCGGCCGCATGCGCCGTCCCTCCTGCTCGCGGGTTCGGCGGGGGCGCCGTCGGCCCCCGCCACGGCAGCGGGCGGGCGCCCGCGCCCGTCAGGAGCTGGGTGCCACCTTCGTCAGCCCGTTGATGATCCGGTCCATCGCGTCCCCGCCGGTCGGGTCGGTCAGGTTCGCCAGCATCTTGAGGGTGAACTTCATCAGCACCGGGTGGGTCAGGCCGCGCTGGGCCGCGAGCTTCATCACCTTCGGATTGCCGATCAGCTTCACGAACGCGCGGCCCAGCGTGTAGTAGCCGCCGTAGGTGTCCTTGAGGATCTTCGGGTAGTTGTGCAGCGCCATCTCGCGCTGCGCCGGGGTCGCCCGCGCCGTCGCCTGGACGATCACGTCGGCCGCGATCTGGCCGGACTCCATGGCGTACGCGATGCCCTCGCCGTTGAACGGGTTGACCATGCCGCCCGCGTCACCCACGAGCAGCAGGCCCTTGGTGTAGTGCGGCTGGCGGTTGAAGGCCATCGGCAGGGCGGCGCCGCGGATCGGCATCGTCATGTTGTCGGGGACGTAACCCCAGTCCTCCGGCATCGACGCGCACCACGCCTTCAGCACCTCGCGCCAGTCCAGCTCCTTGAACGCCGCCGAGGAGTCGAGGATGCCCAGGCCGACGTTGGAGGTGCCGTCGCCCATGCCGAAGATCCAGCCGTACCCGGGGAGCAGCCGGTCCTGGGGGCCGCGCCGGTCCCACAGCTCCAGCCAGGACTCCAGGTAGTCGTCGTCGTGCCGCGGCGAGGTGAAGTACGTACGGACCGCGATCCCCATCGGCCGGTCCTCGCGGCGGTGCAGGCCCATGCCGATGGAGAGGCGGGTGGAGTTGCCGTCTGCGGCGACCACCAGCGGGGCGTGGAAGGTGACCGGGGTCTTCTCCTCGCCCATCTTCGCGTTGACGCCGGTGATCCGGCCGGTGCGCGGGTCGGTGATCGGGGCGCCGACGTTGCAGCGCTCGTGCAGCCGGGCGCCCGCCTTCTGCGCCTGGCGGGCCAGTTGCTCGTCGAAGTCGTCCCGCTTGCGGACCAGGCCGTAGTCCGGGTACGAGGCGAGATCCGGCCAGTCCAGCTGGAGCCGTACGCCGCCGCCGATGATGCGCAGGCCCTTGTTCCGCAGCCAGCCCGCTTCCTCGGAGATGTCGATGCCCATGGAGACCAGCTGCTTGGTGGCACGCGGGGTCAGGCCGTCGCCGCAGACCTTCTCGCGCGGGAACGC comes from the Streptomyces sp. NBC_01471 genome and includes:
- a CDS encoding carbohydrate-binding protein: MRRMKSTAAALGAATVLILACGLGSATATAAPVHGHVVAARQQAAGVCTSAAADSGRTVRGALSRDQVHHELSGLTEPHRAARGYTGSGAADTSGIADKGPLRDGAPDRGLLTDIHPAQGTSFKAIDGSDGSCATQSVSAQLTVQDGSTTIYTPTMYPAGGSCIELVTVYTLSGRSVSAWDWCNSVAFEASVPIDSAFLSTYTDGGSSAYTGRVVKTDAATNSWTAGLYNYRTGSWDTLFTQSGQNQSGRNTGWDINELYSQVGTSGRSDACVDMAGQTFESSNITVRINGSWTRASADNSDTTYDSPAGSFYCPDRTYQMVSAYDHWKAVG
- a CDS encoding MFS transporter, which translates into the protein MVSRRSLGRQFGWLWAAYATSAFGTWLAFDSFSLIAILALHAGTTEVSLLAAAGLAVGAAVAVPLGPWVEFRRKRPVMVAMDLIRFAALMTIPAAYAFGLLSFAQLLVVSVVVGAADIAFTAASGACMKALVRQEDLLVANGRFESTTWTATMLGPPIGGAAIGMFGPVLTVLANAVSYLLSAAGIRAIGGEEPRPERTAGPRLRAGDLLDGWRYILNHPTLRPLFFNSILNNGLIMAASPLLAVLMLGHLGFAPWQYCIVFAVPCIGGLIGSRLARRLVTRFGQHKVLIAAGTLRACWSIGLAFVGPGVAGLVLVMAVELGLITCSGVYNPVLATCRLTHTAPDRVARTLSAWSVTSKASIALMTALWGLLAAATGPRTAIGIAGLLLLATPLLLPRSDRASRPEPEPARSAA
- a CDS encoding LysR family transcriptional regulator, with product MDLDAVRTFVAVVDTGQFQQAAAALSVTQQAVSRRVATLEKDLGVRLFTRTARGARLTVDGQAFLPHARDLLQAEERAAASVRPGRRALRVDVVGRRFGPAGLLRDFHRTHPGTELDIVTHYDADSAIAAVRSGTIDATIRALTLPVRQLPAGIDAVRVLDEPVQLLIGPAHEFAGADTAVPAQLAGRRIWMPDMAPGTEWAVYYSDLAAAFGFTIDSAGPSFGTEPLLDAMAESPTLTTFIGERTQFVWPADRGLRRVALHDPTPVYPHSLIWRSDNPHPTLAAFRAYLAPGRVAPTGSGVWVPDWAR
- a CDS encoding SulP family inorganic anion transporter; the encoded protein is MQTSPSSLPARLRRLPRPPWLSSPKVFRVEVLAGLVVGLALIPEAISFSVIAGVDPKVGLFAACTMAMVIAFVGGRPAMISASTGAVALVVAPVVRQHGLGHLIATVILAGVFQVVLGSLGVARLMRFVPRPVMVGFVNALGILLFTAQIPNLHDVPWQVYPLVAAGLAMMVFFPRLTRAVPAPLVSIVILTAVTLAAGIAVPTVGDKGKLPSSLPVPGLPDVPFSVHTLTVIAPYALAMALVGLMESLMTAKLVDDITDTHSNKTRESIGQGIANIVTGLFGGMGGCAMIGQTMINVKNGARTRLSTFLAGFFLLILCIVLGPVVSDIPMAALVAVMVLVSVGTFDWHSVKPATLKRMPVGETAVMVITVTVVVATGNLSIGVVVGTLTAMVIFARRVAHLTNVTAVTDPDGDSVVYAVTGELFFASCNELVSRFDYAGDPGKVVIDLTGAHVWDASSVAALDAITTRYAGRGKTVEIIGLNEDSARMHGSLSGELTGSN
- a CDS encoding geranylgeranyl reductase family protein gives rise to the protein MTEPLSEHSADVIVVGAGPAGSTTAYYLAKAGLDVLLLEKTAFPREKVCGDGLTPRATKQLVSMGIDISEEAGWLRNKGLRIIGGGVRLQLDWPDLASYPDYGLVRKRDDFDEQLARQAQKAGARLHERCNVGAPITDPRTGRITGVNAKMGEEKTPVTFHAPLVVAADGNSTRLSIGMGLHRREDRPMGIAVRTYFTSPRHDDDYLESWLELWDRRGPQDRLLPGYGWIFGMGDGTSNVGLGILDSSAAFKELDWREVLKAWCASMPEDWGYVPDNMTMPIRGAALPMAFNRQPHYTKGLLLVGDAGGMVNPFNGEGIAYAMESGQIAADVIVQATARATPAQREMALHNYPKILKDTYGGYYTLGRAFVKLIGNPKVMKLAAQRGLTHPVLMKFTLKMLANLTDPTGGDAMDRIINGLTKVAPSS